A stretch of the Sulfurihydrogenibium subterraneum DSM 15120 genome encodes the following:
- the argS gene encoding arginine--tRNA ligase yields MKKEIKQKIEDILKKEGLFYPEIEDKIKVEPPKEESFGDLATNVAFLLTKHLKEKPQDIAVRIKSLLEKDPTFSKVEVLNGFINLFLSDSYYHSVVKKAVEEGDRFGESKEKNKGKINIEYVSANPTGPLHLGHGRGAVIGNLLSNMYSYIGYIVEREFYINDAGNQIKKLGQSVYARFREIEEPDYPFPEDGYHGEYIKDIAKEIYHYEREKILSMLSEEDAIEFCAEYAKNYLLDKIKEDLKLINVDFDIWTSEKSLYQHGKVEQALKFLEEKGMIYEKDGALWLKTSTYGDEKDRVIKKSDGSYTYFAADIAYHYDKYERGYDFIINVWGADHHGYFPRLKAAVMAFGVKEDWINVVFIQLVKLFKNGEEVKMSKRSGDFITLRELVEEVGKDAVIYFFASKDPNTHLNFDIDVALTKSNENPVYYVQYAHARISSVFREAKERFDFDPEKEFEADLSLLIQEEEKSIMKFLSNLSQEVEEATLKKEPHKITFLTYELASRLHKYYYHHKFLIEDDEKLMKARLYLLKAVRNALRTLFKLMGITPVERM; encoded by the coding sequence TTGAAGAAAGAGATTAAACAAAAAATAGAAGATATCTTAAAAAAAGAAGGACTGTTCTACCCTGAAATAGAAGACAAAATAAAGGTTGAACCACCAAAAGAGGAAAGCTTTGGAGATTTAGCAACTAACGTAGCATTTTTACTAACAAAACATTTAAAAGAAAAACCCCAAGACATAGCAGTTAGAATCAAATCACTCCTTGAAAAAGACCCAACCTTTAGTAAAGTAGAAGTCTTAAATGGATTTATTAATCTATTTTTATCAGACAGTTATTATCATAGTGTTGTTAAAAAGGCAGTAGAAGAGGGAGACAGATTTGGAGAAAGTAAAGAAAAGAATAAAGGAAAGATAAACATAGAGTATGTAAGTGCAAACCCAACTGGACCCCTTCACCTTGGACACGGTAGAGGAGCTGTAATAGGAAATCTTCTGTCTAACATGTACTCTTACATCGGATACATAGTAGAAAGGGAGTTTTACATAAACGATGCAGGCAACCAGATAAAAAAGTTAGGTCAGTCAGTTTATGCAAGGTTTAGAGAGATAGAGGAGCCAGACTATCCCTTCCCAGAAGATGGCTATCACGGAGAGTATATAAAAGACATTGCAAAAGAGATTTATCACTACGAAAGGGAGAAAATTTTAAGTATGTTATCAGAAGAAGACGCTATAGAGTTTTGCGCAGAGTATGCAAAAAATTACCTTTTAGATAAGATAAAAGAAGACTTAAAACTTATAAACGTAGATTTTGATATATGGACAAGTGAAAAAAGTCTTTACCAACATGGTAAAGTAGAACAAGCGTTAAAATTCTTAGAAGAAAAAGGAATGATTTACGAAAAAGATGGTGCATTGTGGCTTAAAACTTCTACTTACGGAGATGAAAAAGACAGAGTTATAAAAAAATCAGATGGAAGTTATACATACTTTGCAGCTGATATTGCATACCACTACGATAAGTACGAAAGAGGATACGACTTTATTATAAATGTTTGGGGAGCTGACCACCACGGCTACTTCCCAAGATTAAAAGCAGCTGTGATGGCTTTTGGAGTTAAAGAAGACTGGATAAACGTTGTTTTTATTCAGCTTGTTAAACTGTTTAAAAACGGTGAAGAAGTTAAAATGTCAAAAAGGTCTGGAGATTTTATCACTTTAAGAGAATTAGTTGAAGAGGTTGGAAAAGATGCAGTTATATACTTCTTTGCGTCAAAAGACCCCAATACCCATTTAAACTTTGATATAGACGTTGCTCTTACAAAATCCAACGAAAACCCCGTTTACTACGTCCAGTATGCCCACGCAAGAATATCAAGCGTATTTAGAGAAGCAAAAGAAAGATTTGACTTTGACCCAGAAAAAGAGTTTGAAGCTGACTTATCATTACTTATACAAGAAGAAGAAAAAAGCATTATGAAATTTTTATCAAACTTATCTCAAGAAGTAGAAGAAGCAACTTTAAAAAAAGAGCCTCATAAAATAACTTTCTTAACTTACGAGCTTGCATCAAGGTTGCATAAGTATTATTACCACCATAAATTTTTAATAGAAGATGACGAAAAGTTAATGAAGGCAAGACTATACCTTTTAAAAGCTGTTAGAAATGCACTTAGAACTTTATTTAAACTTATGGGAATAACTCCTGTGGAGAGAATGTAA
- a CDS encoding SPOR domain-containing protein, with protein sequence MEDRDLKSAVKQIKQKKKKETLERLIIFLSGLLITLVFIAIGLNFYSKSNQTVSEPQVKIASEAVKPTTPPQPQSLQTTPPVEQQQNKPTETNQVQPSQEKQQVETQPPQPKQETAEKLSQKEVKEPVKQEPKDQSKAVQKVEKETKKENKENVKQESKPSNKPVENIEKQPKKEEKQTVAMKQENQVKSPSKKEDSTAKEIIEKIKSGYFSIQVGAFSTREKAEIEKVKYPNAYIIEEGGLHKVLVGKFQTEKEARDYQKESGIKGFIKRLGS encoded by the coding sequence ATGGAAGACAGAGATTTAAAGTCAGCTGTAAAACAGATAAAACAGAAAAAGAAAAAAGAAACATTAGAAAGACTGATAATATTTTTATCTGGATTACTTATAACACTTGTATTTATAGCTATAGGATTAAACTTTTACTCAAAATCAAATCAAACAGTTTCTGAACCTCAAGTAAAAATAGCTTCAGAAGCTGTTAAACCAACTACTCCACCCCAACCACAAAGTTTACAAACAACTCCGCCAGTAGAACAACAGCAAAACAAACCTACTGAGACAAATCAAGTCCAACCAAGTCAAGAGAAACAACAAGTAGAAACACAACCCCCTCAACCAAAACAAGAGACTGCAGAGAAATTAAGTCAAAAAGAAGTTAAAGAGCCAGTTAAACAGGAGCCTAAAGACCAAAGTAAAGCAGTCCAAAAAGTGGAAAAAGAAACAAAGAAAGAAAATAAAGAAAATGTTAAACAAGAATCAAAACCTTCTAACAAACCAGTAGAGAATATAGAAAAACAACCTAAAAAAGAAGAAAAACAAACTGTAGCAATGAAGCAAGAAAATCAAGTAAAATCACCTTCTAAAAAAGAAGATTCAACAGCTAAAGAAATAATAGAAAAAATAAAATCTGGATATTTTTCAATCCAAGTAGGAGCTTTCTCTACAAGAGAAAAAGCAGAAATAGAAAAAGTAAAGTATCCTAACGCTTACATTATAGAAGAAGGCGGATTACATAAAGTTTTAGTAGGTAAGTTCCAAACAGAAAAAGAAGCAAGAGATTACCAAAAGGAAAGTGGTATAAAAGGGTTTATAAAAAGGTTAGGGTCTTGA
- a CDS encoding DUF445 domain-containing protein, with product MIEYLIPPLTGAFIGYVTNWLAIKMLFRPYNEVRMFGIKMPFTPGLIPKRRDEIANSIAKVIRHHLINPENLHRLFMESSYKEVLENKLNSVVEEIVNKLLLNLKEEVETKVKISFLSGYTDKILQSLSDKIKPIIMEKSQQSIKENLEKHIEEELPQLLASLDVEKVIYETLSSIDIKQLEDIVLGFSEKQLKHITYLGGVIGFFIGLLQLLFNY from the coding sequence TTGATAGAATACCTTATCCCTCCTCTTACAGGAGCTTTTATAGGCTATGTGACAAACTGGCTTGCTATAAAAATGTTATTTAGACCTTACAACGAAGTAAGAATGTTTGGAATAAAAATGCCATTTACTCCCGGTTTAATTCCTAAAAGAAGAGATGAGATAGCAAATTCTATAGCAAAAGTTATCCGCCACCATCTTATAAACCCTGAGAACCTACACAGGCTCTTTATGGAAAGCTCATACAAAGAAGTTTTAGAAAACAAGTTAAACAGTGTAGTTGAAGAGATTGTTAACAAACTACTTTTAAATCTAAAAGAAGAGGTAGAAACAAAAGTAAAAATATCATTTTTGTCAGGCTACACAGATAAAATTCTTCAATCTCTATCTGATAAAATAAAGCCAATTATTATGGAAAAATCTCAGCAATCAATAAAAGAAAACTTAGAAAAGCACATAGAAGAAGAACTTCCACAGCTTCTTGCATCGTTAGACGTTGAAAAAGTAATTTATGAAACTCTCTCTTCTATAGACATAAAACAACTTGAAGATATAGTCTTAGGATTTTCTGAAAAACAGTTAAAACACATAACTTACTTAGGTGGGGTGATAGGCTTTTTTATAGGATTACTACAACTTCTTTTTAATTATTGA